A single genomic interval of halophilic archaeon DL31 harbors:
- a CDS encoding N-acyl-D-amino-acid deacylase (KEGG: nmg:Nmag_3660 N-acyl-D-amino-acid deacylase~PFAM: D-aminoacylase, C-terminal; Amidohydrolase 3), with protein sequence MAYDLILQNARIIDGTGSPWYSGDVAVADGRIAAVGDVAGEGKREFDLDGSVVAPGFIDIHTHSDFTLPANRDAHSKVRQGVTLEIVGNCGTSAAPRYGEAARSADDWFESRGLGDDVDSTQWTTMAEYLDYLDEGGLSLNVGSLVGHGNVRAAVVGYDDRAPTEAELTEMQELVAEAMDDGAVGLSTGLFYPPGSYAETDEVVALAETAAEHGGFYATHMRSESDQLVQSVEETIEVGRRANIPVQVSHHKAIGPDNWGKIRATLRRMELVREREGIDVQCDQYPYVASSTSLGALLPNWAHDGGDDALLDRLRDDEARGRIREELKTDRNSSWDGVLVTAVQTPDLDDYEGQTIAEIAASDDEQREPADILLDIVLEDKNRTMHVNFGMDEDDVRTVLRNDLTMVGSDGSSLCLHGPLGEGVPHPRNYGTFPRVLGHYVREEDVLSLERAVHKMTGMPAARLELDDRGVLKADARADITVFDPETIEQTGDFLDPAYYPAGIDHVLVNGEFVVEDGGHTGERPGDVLGA encoded by the coding sequence ATGGCCTACGACCTCATCCTGCAGAACGCACGAATTATCGACGGAACCGGCTCACCGTGGTACTCCGGGGACGTCGCCGTCGCCGACGGGCGAATCGCCGCCGTGGGAGACGTGGCCGGCGAGGGTAAACGAGAATTCGATCTTGACGGCAGTGTTGTCGCACCGGGGTTCATCGACATTCACACGCACTCTGATTTCACCCTCCCGGCGAACCGCGACGCCCACAGCAAGGTCCGGCAGGGCGTGACCCTCGAAATCGTCGGCAACTGCGGGACCAGCGCGGCGCCACGTTACGGCGAAGCGGCCCGCTCTGCCGACGACTGGTTCGAGAGTCGGGGCCTCGGCGACGACGTGGATTCTACGCAGTGGACGACGATGGCCGAGTATCTCGACTACCTTGACGAGGGCGGCCTCTCGCTCAACGTCGGCTCGCTCGTCGGACACGGGAACGTCCGCGCCGCAGTCGTCGGCTACGACGACCGCGCCCCGACGGAGGCGGAACTCACTGAGATGCAGGAGCTCGTTGCTGAGGCAATGGATGATGGCGCCGTGGGGCTCTCGACCGGCCTGTTCTACCCGCCGGGCTCCTACGCCGAGACGGACGAGGTCGTCGCGCTCGCGGAGACCGCTGCCGAGCACGGCGGCTTCTACGCGACCCACATGCGTTCAGAGAGCGACCAGCTTGTCCAGAGTGTCGAGGAGACCATCGAGGTGGGGCGCCGGGCCAACATCCCCGTGCAGGTCTCACACCACAAGGCCATCGGCCCCGACAACTGGGGGAAGATCCGGGCGACGCTGCGCCGGATGGAACTGGTCCGCGAGCGTGAGGGCATCGACGTGCAGTGCGACCAGTACCCCTACGTCGCCTCCTCGACGAGCCTCGGCGCACTGCTGCCAAACTGGGCCCACGATGGCGGCGACGACGCGCTGCTCGACCGGCTCCGGGACGACGAGGCCCGCGGGCGCATCCGTGAGGAGCTCAAGACCGACCGGAACAGTAGCTGGGACGGCGTGCTCGTCACAGCCGTTCAGACCCCCGATCTAGACGACTACGAGGGCCAGACTATCGCCGAGATTGCCGCGTCCGACGACGAACAGCGGGAGCCAGCAGATATCCTCCTCGACATCGTGCTCGAGGACAAGAACCGCACGATGCACGTCAACTTCGGCATGGACGAGGACGACGTGCGCACCGTCCTGCGCAACGACCTGACGATGGTCGGCAGTGACGGCTCTTCGCTTTGCCTGCACGGCCCGCTCGGTGAGGGCGTTCCCCATCCACGCAACTACGGCACGTTCCCACGCGTGCTCGGCCACTACGTTCGCGAGGAGGACGTGCTCTCACTCGAACGGGCGGTCCACAAGATGACGGGGATGCCTGCAGCACGGCTCGAACTCGATGATCGGGGCGTACTGAAAGCCGACGCCAGGGCCGACATCACGGTCTTCGACCCGGAGACTATCGAACAGACCGGCGACTTCCTCGACCCAGCCTACTACCCGGCCGGTATCGACCACGTGCTCGTCAACGGCGAGTTTGTGGTCGAAGACGGTGGCCACACCGGCGAACGGCCAGGGGATGTGCTCGGCGCATAA
- a CDS encoding ABC-type transporter, periplasmic subunit (PFAM: Bacterial extracellular solute-binding protein, family 5~KEGG: nth:Nther_2201 extracellular solute-binding protein family 5) — MGAAGAAVGSVSVAGCSSQNQGDGNESSGGGGESGGGSGKVVEDDLPQERMMDTVVHMSNTERYYAARYQANVLVDKWLRDEIGVPAEVDPIEFTVLTQRENNGEFDLVTYNWCANNGEPDSILVNRFHKDGSANQSGFNHERYNEVAMQQRVETDQETRQDLVYEAQNILGEQRPETQYLYNENTYAYNSDRFEEDSTVVNVSGLRNIWNYTQIQPKNEAGKTIVTNNWDPSDQLNPLHINGVGPSRNWVPTSFMHDFLVRADPDLKATGWAASEWNWEDDTTVTFQLKEGMTFHDGEPVTASDVKWTFDMIMETEPPAYLNSVVSVVESVETDGDLTVTINLQEPYVPFILITAGTTPILPEHYWTKLMEDTGNTDQPWTINIGNDQPIIGSGPFQWGEWDQGSRFEMPAFKDHAFAAPNIDKRIQRPLSTRDAEMQAMINGDYDLLDFWFGDPAQLKQTTEEHDHLTFVSSLDDCRQCTWLNTQRPPFDDVAMRQATNAVVTAAQQTIINELYEGYGQKAQTPINPSIKFWHNPETTYFDGVDTAIEILSDAGYVWDSDGNIYYPEGKTGK; from the coding sequence ATGGGTGCCGCAGGTGCGGCAGTCGGCAGCGTTAGTGTGGCCGGCTGCTCGAGTCAGAATCAGGGCGACGGGAATGAAAGTAGCGGTGGCGGCGGCGAAAGTGGGGGCGGGAGCGGAAAGGTCGTCGAAGATGACCTGCCCCAAGAGCGGATGATGGACACCGTCGTCCACATGAGCAACACCGAGCGCTACTACGCCGCTCGGTACCAGGCGAACGTGCTGGTTGACAAGTGGCTCCGCGACGAAATCGGCGTGCCAGCGGAGGTTGATCCGATTGAATTCACCGTGCTCACCCAGCGTGAGAACAATGGCGAGTTCGACCTCGTCACGTACAACTGGTGTGCGAACAACGGTGAACCCGACAGCATTCTCGTCAACCGGTTCCACAAGGACGGGAGCGCGAATCAGTCGGGGTTCAACCACGAACGCTACAATGAGGTCGCGATGCAGCAACGTGTGGAAACCGACCAGGAAACCCGACAGGATCTGGTCTACGAGGCCCAGAACATCCTCGGAGAGCAGCGGCCTGAGACGCAGTACCTCTACAACGAGAACACGTACGCCTACAACTCCGACCGGTTCGAGGAAGATTCGACGGTCGTGAACGTCTCGGGGCTGCGAAATATCTGGAACTACACCCAGATCCAGCCCAAGAACGAGGCGGGGAAAACCATCGTCACGAATAACTGGGACCCATCGGACCAACTTAATCCCCTGCACATCAACGGGGTCGGCCCCAGCCGGAACTGGGTGCCAACCAGTTTCATGCACGACTTCCTCGTCCGTGCCGACCCGGACCTGAAGGCAACTGGTTGGGCGGCCTCGGAGTGGAACTGGGAGGACGACACGACCGTCACTTTCCAGCTGAAGGAGGGGATGACGTTCCACGACGGCGAGCCCGTCACCGCGTCGGACGTGAAGTGGACGTTCGACATGATCATGGAGACGGAGCCGCCGGCCTACCTCAACAGCGTCGTCAGCGTCGTCGAGAGCGTCGAGACCGACGGCGACCTCACGGTGACGATCAACCTGCAGGAGCCGTACGTCCCGTTCATCCTCATCACCGCAGGGACGACGCCGATCCTCCCCGAGCACTACTGGACCAAGCTCATGGAGGACACCGGCAACACCGACCAGCCGTGGACCATCAACATCGGTAACGACCAGCCCATTATCGGCTCCGGCCCGTTCCAGTGGGGCGAGTGGGACCAGGGCTCGCGCTTCGAGATGCCGGCGTTCAAGGACCACGCGTTCGCGGCGCCGAACATCGACAAGCGGATTCAGCGTCCGCTCTCCACGCGTGACGCGGAGATGCAGGCGATGATCAACGGCGACTACGACCTGCTCGACTTCTGGTTCGGTGACCCCGCCCAGCTGAAGCAGACGACCGAGGAGCATGACCACCTGACGTTCGTTTCCTCACTCGACGACTGCCGGCAGTGTACGTGGCTCAACACCCAGCGCCCGCCGTTCGACGACGTTGCGATGCGGCAGGCGACCAACGCGGTGGTCACGGCAGCCCAGCAGACGATTATCAACGAACTGTACGAGGGCTACGGCCAGAAGGCGCAGACGCCGATCAACCCCTCTATCAAGTTCTGGCACAACCCGGAGACGACCTACTTCGACGGCGTCGATACCGCCATCGAAATCCTCAGCGACGCGGGCTACGTGTGGGATAGCGATGGGAATATCTACTACCCCGAAGGGAAGACCGGGAAGTAA
- a CDS encoding protein of unknown function DUF547 (PFAM: Protein of unknown function DUF547~KEGG: hbo:Hbor_21080 hypothetical protein), giving the protein MTEQSPTMLSAEFLSAVRHGEETAALRSRLASLPEAEISGFSRERATAFWLNGYNGYAQYHLDRKPALYDSKRRFFGGKRIRVAGHQLSLDDIEHGLLRGSKSKYGLGYLPRLFPSGFERTHRLADADPRLHCALNCGAASCPPILAYSADGVDDELDVATTSFLETETTRTDGRLYVSRLLLYYRGDFGGRAGIYAFLERHGVIDADERPPIRYKPYDWRLQRGQYADGLGPE; this is encoded by the coding sequence ATGACCGAGCAGTCGCCGACGATGCTGTCAGCCGAGTTCCTCAGCGCCGTGCGCCATGGCGAGGAGACGGCTGCGCTGCGGTCGCGGCTGGCAAGCCTGCCCGAGGCCGAAATCTCCGGCTTCTCCCGGGAACGCGCGACGGCGTTCTGGCTCAACGGCTACAACGGCTACGCACAGTACCATCTGGATCGCAAGCCCGCACTCTATGACTCCAAACGGCGGTTTTTCGGCGGAAAACGGATCCGGGTCGCGGGCCACCAGCTCAGCCTCGATGACATCGAACACGGTCTGCTCAGAGGGTCGAAATCAAAATACGGACTGGGCTACCTCCCCCGGCTGTTCCCGAGTGGGTTCGAACGCACCCATCGCCTCGCCGACGCCGACCCGCGTCTCCACTGCGCCCTCAACTGCGGAGCCGCGAGCTGTCCACCTATCCTCGCCTACAGCGCCGATGGCGTCGACGACGAACTTGACGTGGCGACAACGTCGTTTCTCGAAACAGAGACTACCCGTACGGATGGGAGGCTGTACGTCTCGCGGCTACTGCTCTACTACCGCGGGGATTTCGGCGGCCGGGCCGGTATCTACGCGTTTCTGGAGCGCCACGGCGTCATCGACGCTGACGAGCGGCCGCCGATACGCTACAAGCCCTACGACTGGCGGCTGCAGCGCGGGCAGTACGCCGACGGTCTCGGGCCCGAATGA
- a CDS encoding Muconate cycloisomerase (KEGG: hma:rrnAC0233 chloromuconate cycloisomerase~PFAM: Mandelate racemase/muconate lactonizing enzyme, C-terminal; Mandelate racemase/muconate lactonizing enzyme, N-terminal), producing the protein MSRITDLSAERLDLPLTEPFEISLGVQHEAANVLVTVETESGVTGYGEGSPLAPVTGETREAALVTAKAAAEIVEGRAVEEYRALVKELRSTFPGMVSATFAVETAILDAFCREKGIALSELFGGGPSPVETDMTIPIVSTEDATRRATEAAAGGYEHLKIKTGNDIIEDVERVVAVREAAPDAALKIDANQGWTPKETAAFADEISAHGIELDLIEQPVAAADIAGLADARRRIDVPIAADEAVFTPEDAIRVVREEAADIVNAKLGKSGPLAVAEIVAIAQGANLDCMIGCMLESAVGIHTSAHVVAGTGAFSYVDLDGNRLLAEDVIETGDGPMHDISGPGHGVTPDNW; encoded by the coding sequence ATGAGCCGAATTACCGACCTCTCCGCTGAACGGCTCGACCTCCCGCTGACGGAGCCGTTCGAAATCTCGCTCGGCGTCCAGCACGAGGCGGCGAACGTCCTCGTCACCGTGGAGACCGAGTCGGGCGTGACGGGATACGGTGAGGGGTCGCCGCTGGCACCCGTTACTGGTGAGACGCGGGAGGCGGCGCTCGTGACCGCAAAGGCGGCCGCGGAGATCGTCGAGGGCCGAGCGGTCGAGGAGTACCGCGCCCTCGTCAAAGAGCTCCGCAGCACGTTCCCCGGGATGGTCTCGGCGACGTTCGCCGTCGAAACGGCGATCCTCGATGCCTTCTGCCGGGAGAAGGGGATCGCGCTCTCGGAGCTGTTCGGCGGGGGGCCATCGCCGGTCGAGACGGACATGACCATCCCCATCGTCAGCACCGAGGACGCCACGCGGCGGGCCACCGAGGCCGCGGCGGGCGGCTACGAGCATCTGAAGATCAAGACCGGAAACGACATCATCGAGGACGTCGAGCGCGTCGTCGCTGTGCGGGAGGCGGCGCCCGACGCGGCGCTCAAGATCGACGCCAATCAGGGATGGACACCGAAGGAGACGGCGGCATTCGCCGACGAGATTTCCGCGCACGGCATCGAGCTCGACCTCATCGAGCAGCCGGTCGCCGCCGCCGACATCGCCGGGCTCGCGGACGCGCGCCGTCGCATCGACGTCCCCATCGCCGCCGACGAGGCGGTTTTCACCCCTGAGGACGCCATCCGCGTCGTGCGCGAGGAGGCCGCAGACATCGTCAACGCCAAGCTCGGAAAATCCGGGCCGCTGGCGGTCGCGGAGATCGTCGCCATCGCCCAGGGGGCAAACCTCGACTGCATGATCGGCTGCATGCTGGAGAGCGCGGTGGGCATCCACACCAGCGCCCACGTGGTCGCCGGTACGGGGGCGTTCTCTTATGTCGACCTTGATGGGAACCGCCTGCTCGCGGAGGACGTCATCGAGACCGGTGACGGCCCGATGCACGACATCTCGGGACCTGGCCACGGCGTGACGCCGGATAACTGGTGA
- a CDS encoding ABC-type transporter, integral membrane subunit (PFAM: Binding-protein-dependent transport systems inner membrane component~KEGG: hje:HacjB3_17723 binding-protein-dependent transport systems inner membrane component), with product MSEETARVGERRHRETKQGWRRFIQNLKRSTIEQGRIFVRSKMAVAGLAIIVFYILMALLAPYIVPYAPYERLYMADGSWASLQPPTAAHPLGTTDSAHDVLSQLLLGSRIAMFVGLLGAFMVAIIGTTFGIVAGYYGGWVDEVIMRVVDVLYGLPFIPFVIVLVTVLGASVWNIILGIALLYWLSTARVIRSEVLTLRERPYVEAAQAAGASDFRIMGVHILPNVIPLSALYAAIAVGYSIVAQASIAFLGFGDPTIPSWGVMLQRAFVTQAFGTAWWWVIPPGLSITLVVTGAYLVGRGYEEVVNPQLQEK from the coding sequence ATGAGTGAAGAAACTGCACGCGTCGGTGAACGGCGGCACCGAGAGACAAAACAGGGCTGGCGCCGATTTATCCAGAACCTCAAGCGGAGCACGATCGAACAGGGACGCATCTTCGTCCGCTCGAAGATGGCCGTCGCTGGCCTGGCGATCATCGTGTTCTACATCCTCATGGCGCTGCTCGCCCCGTACATCGTTCCGTACGCGCCCTACGAACGGCTCTACATGGCCGACGGTTCGTGGGCGTCGCTGCAGCCGCCGACAGCCGCACACCCACTCGGAACGACCGATTCGGCGCACGACGTGCTCTCCCAACTGCTGCTGGGCTCGCGCATCGCGATGTTCGTCGGCCTGCTCGGCGCGTTCATGGTCGCGATCATCGGAACGACATTCGGCATCGTCGCCGGCTACTACGGCGGCTGGGTCGACGAGGTCATTATGCGGGTGGTGGACGTGCTCTACGGACTGCCGTTCATCCCCTTCGTCATCGTCCTCGTGACGGTGTTGGGCGCGAGCGTCTGGAACATCATCCTGGGCATCGCGCTCCTCTACTGGCTCTCGACGGCACGGGTGATACGCTCGGAGGTCCTGACGCTCCGCGAGCGGCCGTATGTGGAGGCGGCCCAAGCCGCTGGCGCGAGTGACTTCCGCATCATGGGCGTCCACATCCTGCCGAACGTCATCCCGCTGTCGGCGCTATACGCCGCAATCGCAGTCGGCTACTCCATCGTCGCACAGGCAAGTATCGCGTTCCTCGGCTTCGGCGACCCGACGATTCCCTCCTGGGGCGTGATGCTCCAGCGAGCGTTCGTCACCCAGGCATTCGGGACCGCCTGGTGGTGGGTCATCCCGCCGGGGCTATCGATCACGCTCGTCGTGACGGGCGCCTACCTCGTCGGCCGTGGCTACGAGGAGGTCGTTAACCCACAGCTCCAGGAGAAATAA
- a CDS encoding UbiA prenyltransferase (PFAM: UbiA prenyltransferase~KEGG: hbo:Hbor_12860 1,4-dihydroxy-2-naphthoate octaprenyltransferase), protein MFEPSRAVKERAPRLWTLWVAARPSQVALVLLVYVLGVGIATNSDPFVIEPIVPSPAIVGTGAAALVATTVAVHYANEYADQDTDRLATRMPFSGGSGALVATGLPRSFLRAALIGAGVAAVGTLALAVLNGLADDAALLLVVILGAGLAYSLPPTALIRRGVGEAVNATLGGLLLPLYGAAVLGSPTPAAARSVLPFTLLVGCNLLATHWADREADAATGKRTLAVRWGPGRLRQAYATLAIAAGFLVLVLWFADEIPSIVAAAHLVPVPALVWGWGTLTRQRSPFPAVLAMVSLALALTAAWWLTGAGIALPA, encoded by the coding sequence GTGTTCGAGCCGAGTCGGGCCGTCAAGGAGCGCGCGCCGCGGCTCTGGACCCTGTGGGTCGCCGCCCGGCCGTCGCAGGTGGCACTCGTGCTGCTTGTCTATGTCCTCGGCGTGGGGATAGCGACAAACAGCGACCCGTTCGTCATCGAGCCAATCGTGCCCAGCCCCGCGATAGTCGGAACGGGAGCCGCCGCGCTCGTCGCGACGACGGTCGCTGTCCACTATGCCAACGAGTACGCCGACCAGGACACCGACCGGCTGGCCACGCGAATGCCGTTCTCGGGCGGCAGTGGTGCGCTCGTCGCGACGGGACTCCCGCGCTCGTTCCTCCGGGCCGCACTCATTGGCGCCGGAGTCGCGGCAGTCGGAACGCTGGCCCTCGCCGTGTTGAACGGGCTGGCCGACGACGCCGCCCTGCTACTGGTCGTGATTCTCGGGGCCGGGCTGGCCTACTCGCTCCCGCCGACGGCACTGATTCGCCGAGGGGTGGGTGAGGCCGTGAACGCGACGCTTGGGGGCCTGCTCCTGCCGCTCTACGGCGCCGCCGTCCTCGGCTCGCCGACGCCCGCCGCCGCGCGGTCGGTCCTGCCGTTCACGCTGCTGGTGGGCTGTAACCTCCTCGCGACCCATTGGGCCGACCGGGAGGCCGACGCCGCCACGGGGAAGCGAACACTCGCTGTCCGCTGGGGGCCCGGCCGACTCCGCCAGGCGTACGCCACGCTGGCCATCGCCGCCGGCTTCCTCGTGCTAGTGCTCTGGTTCGCCGATGAGATTCCGTCCATCGTCGCCGCCGCCCATCTCGTCCCCGTTCCAGCGCTGGTGTGGGGTTGGGGCACGCTGACCCGCCAACGGTCGCCATTTCCCGCGGTGCTCGCGATGGTTTCGCTCGCGCTCGCCCTGACCGCCGCGTGGTGGCTGACGGGTGCCGGCATCGCACTCCCGGCGTAG
- a CDS encoding NADPH dehydrogenase (KEGG: hma:rrnB0310 FMN oxidoreductase protein~PFAM: NADH:flavin oxidoreductase/NADH oxidase, N-terminal), protein MTVFDSFTLGKLTLDNRVGLAPMTRVSGTEDGRATAEMARYYEKFAEGGFSFLVTEGTYTDESYSQGYLNQPSLATDEQTEAWTQVTEAVHDAGSPIFAQLMHAGAQTQGNPHTGGETLAPSLIAPTGEKAEAYGGSGEFETPNAATEAGLEAATDGFVQSAENAVEAGFDGVEVHAANGYLLNEFLSTYFNGRTDEYGGAPENRVRFPRDVVEAVDEATPDEFVVGVRLSQTAVTDDEYAWPEGEDAAAVFVEELSAAGADYVHVTEPDATEPTFESGLTLAGAAAKYAVEGTAIVDNGGLGDPDAAREKLESGADLITLGTSALANPDWPQRVQAAEALTAFDPVEFLVPTAEHADHEVPTEGAAGDD, encoded by the coding sequence GTGACAGTGTTCGATTCGTTCACGCTGGGGAAGCTCACGCTCGACAACCGCGTCGGTCTGGCGCCGATGACGCGGGTGAGTGGGACTGAGGACGGCCGCGCCACCGCGGAGATGGCTCGCTACTACGAGAAATTCGCTGAAGGGGGGTTCAGCTTCCTCGTCACCGAGGGCACCTACACCGACGAGTCCTACAGCCAGGGCTACCTGAACCAGCCCAGTCTGGCGACCGACGAGCAAACCGAGGCCTGGACGCAGGTGACCGAGGCGGTCCACGATGCCGGGTCGCCCATCTTTGCACAGCTGATGCACGCCGGCGCCCAGACCCAGGGCAACCCTCACACCGGTGGCGAGACGCTCGCACCCTCGCTGATTGCGCCGACGGGTGAGAAAGCCGAGGCCTACGGCGGAAGCGGCGAGTTCGAGACGCCGAACGCCGCGACGGAGGCCGGCCTCGAGGCAGCCACGGACGGCTTCGTCCAGTCGGCGGAGAACGCGGTTGAGGCTGGCTTCGACGGTGTCGAGGTCCACGCCGCCAACGGCTACCTGCTCAACGAGTTCCTCTCGACGTACTTCAACGGGCGCACCGACGAGTACGGCGGCGCCCCCGAAAACCGCGTGCGCTTCCCGCGCGACGTCGTCGAGGCCGTCGACGAGGCCACTCCTGACGAGTTCGTCGTCGGTGTCCGACTCTCTCAGACTGCGGTGACCGACGACGAGTACGCCTGGCCGGAGGGGGAGGACGCGGCGGCCGTCTTCGTCGAGGAACTCTCGGCTGCGGGCGCCGACTACGTCCACGTCACCGAACCCGACGCGACCGAGCCCACCTTCGAGAGCGGACTGACGCTGGCCGGCGCCGCTGCCAAGTACGCCGTCGAGGGAACCGCCATCGTCGATAACGGTGGTCTCGGCGATCCCGACGCGGCTCGTGAGAAACTCGAGAGCGGCGCAGACCTGATTACGCTCGGGACGAGCGCGCTCGCCAACCCCGACTGGCCCCAGCGCGTGCAGGCGGCGGAAGCGCTCACGGCGTTCGACCCCGTTGAGTTCCTCGTGCCGACCGCGGAGCACGCCGACCATGAGGTGCCCACCGAGGGCGCCGCCGGCGACGACTGA
- a CDS encoding ABC-type transporter, integral membrane subunit (PFAM: Binding-protein-dependent transport systems inner membrane component~KEGG: hbo:Hbor_03290 ABC dipeptide/oligopeptide/nickel transporter, permease component), translated as MVNKRYVIRRLLLMVLSLFTVITILFFLFRMVPGGPMAAITSPRMNEAARQAVIEDYGLNEPLWKQYLLYMWNVVQLNFGQSFYYGESVRSLVADRFLNTMSLMVTAFLISYTVGTYLGAQLGWIRGTTKERVGMLIVLIIRSTPVFWTGMIVLYLFSFQLDLFPLGGMRGMQATYSTTTQKFLSTDFLYHLALPVFTLCTFYVGLPLLLMRNNLLEVLSEDYIDTARAKGLTDRRILLKHAARNAILPVVTAFAIAIGFAVGGQVLIETVYSWPGLGREMVKASLRSDYPVAQGAFTLLSVIVITMNFVADLMYSYLDPRVRLEGS; from the coding sequence ATGGTCAATAAACGATACGTAATACGACGCCTGCTGTTGATGGTGCTGTCGCTGTTTACAGTCATCACTATCCTGTTTTTCCTCTTCCGGATGGTCCCCGGCGGTCCGATGGCGGCCATCACGAGTCCACGGATGAACGAAGCAGCACGGCAGGCAGTCATCGAAGACTACGGCCTGAACGAACCGCTTTGGAAACAGTACCTCCTCTACATGTGGAACGTCGTCCAGCTCAACTTTGGGCAGTCGTTCTACTACGGAGAATCAGTTCGGTCGCTCGTCGCCGACCGATTCCTGAACACGATGAGCCTGATGGTGACGGCGTTCCTTATCTCCTACACCGTCGGAACCTACCTCGGAGCACAGCTTGGCTGGATCCGAGGAACGACCAAGGAGCGCGTTGGGATGCTGATCGTCCTCATCATTCGGTCGACGCCGGTGTTCTGGACGGGGATGATCGTCCTCTACCTCTTCTCGTTCCAGCTTGACCTGTTCCCGCTGGGCGGGATGCGAGGGATGCAGGCGACCTACTCGACGACCACCCAGAAGTTCCTCAGTACCGATTTCCTCTATCATCTCGCACTCCCGGTGTTTACGCTCTGTACGTTCTACGTCGGGCTCCCGCTGCTGCTAATGCGGAACAACCTGCTTGAGGTGCTCTCAGAGGATTACATCGACACCGCCCGAGCAAAGGGACTGACCGACCGCCGCATCTTGCTCAAACACGCGGCACGGAACGCCATCCTGCCGGTCGTGACGGCCTTCGCCATCGCCATCGGCTTCGCCGTCGGCGGACAGGTGCTCATCGAGACGGTCTACTCCTGGCCCGGCCTCGGGCGAGAGATGGTGAAGGCGTCGCTCCGAAGTGACTACCCTGTTGCCCAGGGTGCATTCACGTTGCTTTCGGTCATCGTCATCACGATGAACTTCGTCGCCGACCTGATGTACTCGTATCTGGACCCACGGGTCCGGCTGGAGGGGAGCTAA
- a CDS encoding hypothetical protein (KEGG: hmu:Hmuk_0535 hypothetical protein), translating into MQLRFRDPKYTGPNRCWPCTAINVGVVALVGAALTSLAGVAVALPVVVAALSIVFLRGYLIPGTPRIGRSLPEPVRSWFDSHDPVTERSATEALVAAGVLEYDLSLDPAMDTTIQAQARAYLEDREALEAAVLEQFDAATVSVNSALGGGERWFVLDENQQTVRQWTARSVAALDVAGGAVLEQRLPDWDCWAERDRTAMLALLRYGASACPDCGATFEESDGADVTCCGGRSLVGARRCADCGYPLVDRNDLPTRETEPSLDRSEPSGSGAGL; encoded by the coding sequence GTGCAGCTCCGATTTCGTGACCCGAAGTACACCGGCCCAAACCGCTGCTGGCCGTGTACCGCCATCAACGTTGGTGTCGTCGCCCTCGTCGGTGCCGCGCTGACCAGCCTCGCCGGGGTGGCGGTTGCGCTCCCGGTGGTCGTTGCCGCTCTTTCCATCGTCTTCCTCCGGGGGTATCTCATTCCTGGGACGCCCCGCATCGGCCGGTCGCTCCCCGAACCGGTTCGGTCGTGGTTCGATAGCCACGACCCCGTGACGGAGAGGTCGGCGACTGAGGCACTCGTCGCTGCTGGTGTGCTCGAGTACGACCTCAGCCTCGACCCAGCCATGGACACGACGATTCAAGCACAAGCACGGGCGTATCTCGAGGACCGAGAAGCGCTCGAGGCGGCAGTGTTGGAGCAGTTCGACGCGGCGACCGTATCAGTCAACAGCGCACTCGGCGGCGGGGAGCGGTGGTTCGTCCTCGACGAGAACCAGCAAACCGTCCGTCAGTGGACGGCTCGATCGGTCGCGGCACTCGACGTTGCCGGTGGGGCGGTTCTGGAGCAGCGACTCCCCGACTGGGACTGCTGGGCCGAGCGTGACCGGACAGCGATGCTCGCGTTACTACGCTACGGCGCGTCGGCGTGTCCAGACTGTGGGGCCACCTTCGAGGAGAGCGATGGCGCAGACGTCACCTGCTGTGGCGGTCGATCGCTCGTGGGCGCCCGCCGGTGTGCCGACTGCGGTTATCCTCTCGTCGACCGTAACGACCTCCCAACCCGGGAAACGGAGCCATCCCTCGACCGGAGCGAGCCTTCTGGTTCAGGAGCGGGGCTGTGA